The following proteins are co-located in the Telopea speciosissima isolate NSW1024214 ecotype Mountain lineage chromosome 9, Tspe_v1, whole genome shotgun sequence genome:
- the LOC122640775 gene encoding kinesin-like protein KIN-14C isoform X2, producing the protein MGTRSQNKPPLSSAPPSSPSNRKDNIDEIPIDKRRRVGSGKMVGPANSGRTRQAFSVVNAGQDLATAGDPASTASSECGGIEFTLEDVEAILNEKMKGKTKFDYKGKCEQMTEYVKKLRLCLKWFLEREDNHVLEHEKLKNMVESTEKERTELEMQMKSKEEESNSIIAELRKNYASLEAKCTKEEADKLAAINSHRREKDARVSAESAQASLSNELKKTREELSSANQKISAVNEMYKRLQEYNTSLQQYNSKLQTEVASAYSRASQEEAIKQKEALVNEVGSLRGELQQVRDDRDRQLLQVQTLSVEVVKYQESTGKSSAELDNMMIKSSALEDTCSSQRDQIQILQHQLAAANEKLQRVDMSALQTRTEFEEQKKMVEDLNNRLADAELQIIEADKLRKKLHNTILELKGNIRVFCRVRPFLPEDGARSDMAVISYPTSTEALGRGIDVVQNGQKHPFTFDQVFTHEASQQDVFVEISQLVQSALDGYKVCIFAYGQTGSGKTYTMMGNPEAAEQKGLIPQSLEQIFQISQSLISQGWRYKMQASMLEIYNETIRDLLSTNRSNGPDISRADNGVAGKQYAIKHDANGNTYVSDLTIVDVCSITEISSLLRQAAQNRSVGKTQMNEQSSRSHFVFTLRISGVNESTEQQVQGVLNLIDLAGSERLSKSGSTGDRLKETQAINLSLKCLSDVIFSLAKKEDHIPFRNSKLTYLLQPCLGGDSKTLMFVNISPSPSSVGESLCSLRFAARVNACEIGIPRRQTNMRPLDSRLSYG; encoded by the exons ATGGGAACGAGAAGCCAGAACAAGCCCCCTCTCAGCAGCGCACCTCCTAGCAGTCCTTCAAAT AGGAAAGATAACAttgatgagatcccaatagacAAACGTCGGAGGGTTGGATCTGGAAAGATGGTAGGACCGGCGAATAGTGGTCGCACTCGTCAAGCTTTCTCTGTAGTGAATGCTGGTCAAGATCTTGCTACAGCCGGTGATCCGGCTAGTACTGCTAGCTCTGAATGTGGCGGCATTGAATTTACATTAGAGGATGTAGAAGCAATACTCAATGAGAAGATGAAAGGGAAGACAAAATTTGATTACAAG gGAAAATGTGAACAGATGACTGAGTATGTCAAAAAGCTGCGCCTTTGTCTCAAATGGTTCCTAGAACGTGAGGATAACCATGTCTTAGAGCATGAGAAGCTTAAGAATATGGTAGAATCTACTGAGAAAGAGCGTACTGAACTTG AGATGCAAAtgaaaagcaaagaagaagaatccaaCAGTATTATTGCAGAACTTAGGAAAAATTACGCTTCTTTAGAGGCCAAATGTACTAAGGAAGAAGCAGATAAGTTG GCTGCAATTAATTCTCATAGACGAGAAAAGGATGCTAGAGTGTCTGCTGAAAGTGCACAAGCTTCTCTGTCAAACGAGCTCAAAAAGACTCGTGAAGAGCTGTCCAGTGCTAATCAAAAG ATATCAGCTGTTAATGAAATGTACAAGCGATTGCAAGAATATAACACAAGCTTACAACAATACAACAGCAAACTGCAGACAGAGGTCGCATCAGCC TATTCCAGA GCTTCACAGGAAGAAGCTATCAAACAAAAAGAAGCATTGGTGAATGAAGTGGGTTCCCTCAGAGGAGAGCTCCAACAAGTGAGGGATGATCGTGATCGTCAACTATTGCAGGTGCAGACACTATCAGTTGAGGTAGTAAAGTACCAAGAGAGTACAGGGAAATCATCTGCCGAGTTGGATAACATGATGATAAAATCTAGTGCTTTGGAG GATACATGCTCTTCACAGAGAGATCAAATACAGATACTGCAGCACCAGTTAGCAGCTGCAAATGAGAAACTGCAG AGAGTCGATATGTCAGCCTTGCAGACAAGGACTGAATTTGAAGAGCAAAAGAAAATGGTTGAAGATTTAAACAATCGTCTAGCAGATGCTGAGCTTCAAATTATTGAAGCAGACAAGCTACGCAAAAAATTGCACAACACCATTCTG GAACTAAAAGGGAATATCAGGGTCTTCTGCAGAGTGCGACCCTTCTTGCCGGAAGATGGTGCTAGATCAGACATGGCTGTTATTTCTTATCCTACTTCAACAGAAGCCCTTGGAAGGGGCATTGATGTAGTGCAAAACG GGCAAAAACATCCTTTTACATTTGATCAAGTATTCACTCATGAGGCATCGCAACAGGATGTTTTTGTGGAAATTTCACAGCTAGTGCAAAGTGCCCTAGATGGCTATAAG GTTTGCATTTTTGCCTATGGTCAGACTGGTTCTGGTAAGACTTATACCATGATGGGGAATCCAGAAGCTGCAGAGCAGAAAGGGCTAATACCTCAATCTTTGGAACAGATATTTCAAATAAGCCAGTCACTCATATCCCAGGGATGGAGATACAAAATGCAG gcCTCAATGTTGGAGATATACAATGAGACAATCCGTGATCTGCTTTCAACTAATCGATCCAATGGTCCAGACATTTCACGGGCAGACAATGGTGTAGCTGGAAAGCAGTATGCAATTAAACATGATGCAAATGGCAACACATATGTCTCTGATCTTACAATTGTTGATGTCTGTAGCATCACCGAGATATCCTCTCTTCTAAGGCAGGCAGCACAGAACAG gTCTGTGGGCAAGACCCAAATGAATGAGCAATCTTCCAGAAGTCATTTTGTATTCACCTTACGGATATCTGGTGTTAATGAG AGTACGGAACAACAAGTTCAAGGTGTACTCAACCTTATTGATCTTGCTGGAAGCGAAAGACTTTCTAAGAGTGGATCAACGGGGGACCGACTCAAAGAAACTCAG GCCATCAACTTAAGTTTAAAATGCTTAAGTGATGTCATATTTTCCCTTGCTAAGAAGGAGGACCATATACCTTTCAGAAATTCGAAGCTTACTTATCTTCTTCAG CCTTGCTTAGGGGGGGACTCCAAGACTCTGATGTTTGTCAACATCTCACCCAGTCCATCATCAGTGGGAGAGTCACTTTGTTCTCTTCGATTTGCTGCCAGAGTTAATGCTTGTGAGATTGGGATTCCCCGGCGTCAGACTAATATGCGACCTTTAGATTCTCGCTTGAGTTATGGTTGA
- the LOC122640775 gene encoding kinesin-like protein KIN-14C isoform X1: MGTRSQNKPPLSSAPPSSPSNRKDNIDEIPIDKRRRVGSGKMVGPANSGRTRQAFSVVNAGQDLATAGDPASTASSECGGIEFTLEDVEAILNEKMKGKTKFDYKGKCEQMTEYVKKLRLCLKWFLEREDNHVLEHEKLKNMVESTEKERTELEMQMKSKEEESNSIIAELRKNYASLEAKCTKEEADKLAAINSHRREKDARVSAESAQASLSNELKKTREELSSANQKISAVNEMYKRLQEYNTSLQQYNSKLQTEVASANETLKRVEKEKSAIVENLSTLRGHYNSLQDQLTYSRASQEEAIKQKEALVNEVGSLRGELQQVRDDRDRQLLQVQTLSVEVVKYQESTGKSSAELDNMMIKSSALEDTCSSQRDQIQILQHQLAAANEKLQRVDMSALQTRTEFEEQKKMVEDLNNRLADAELQIIEADKLRKKLHNTILELKGNIRVFCRVRPFLPEDGARSDMAVISYPTSTEALGRGIDVVQNGQKHPFTFDQVFTHEASQQDVFVEISQLVQSALDGYKVCIFAYGQTGSGKTYTMMGNPEAAEQKGLIPQSLEQIFQISQSLISQGWRYKMQASMLEIYNETIRDLLSTNRSNGPDISRADNGVAGKQYAIKHDANGNTYVSDLTIVDVCSITEISSLLRQAAQNRSVGKTQMNEQSSRSHFVFTLRISGVNESTEQQVQGVLNLIDLAGSERLSKSGSTGDRLKETQAINLSLKCLSDVIFSLAKKEDHIPFRNSKLTYLLQPCLGGDSKTLMFVNISPSPSSVGESLCSLRFAARVNACEIGIPRRQTNMRPLDSRLSYG; encoded by the exons ATGGGAACGAGAAGCCAGAACAAGCCCCCTCTCAGCAGCGCACCTCCTAGCAGTCCTTCAAAT AGGAAAGATAACAttgatgagatcccaatagacAAACGTCGGAGGGTTGGATCTGGAAAGATGGTAGGACCGGCGAATAGTGGTCGCACTCGTCAAGCTTTCTCTGTAGTGAATGCTGGTCAAGATCTTGCTACAGCCGGTGATCCGGCTAGTACTGCTAGCTCTGAATGTGGCGGCATTGAATTTACATTAGAGGATGTAGAAGCAATACTCAATGAGAAGATGAAAGGGAAGACAAAATTTGATTACAAG gGAAAATGTGAACAGATGACTGAGTATGTCAAAAAGCTGCGCCTTTGTCTCAAATGGTTCCTAGAACGTGAGGATAACCATGTCTTAGAGCATGAGAAGCTTAAGAATATGGTAGAATCTACTGAGAAAGAGCGTACTGAACTTG AGATGCAAAtgaaaagcaaagaagaagaatccaaCAGTATTATTGCAGAACTTAGGAAAAATTACGCTTCTTTAGAGGCCAAATGTACTAAGGAAGAAGCAGATAAGTTG GCTGCAATTAATTCTCATAGACGAGAAAAGGATGCTAGAGTGTCTGCTGAAAGTGCACAAGCTTCTCTGTCAAACGAGCTCAAAAAGACTCGTGAAGAGCTGTCCAGTGCTAATCAAAAG ATATCAGCTGTTAATGAAATGTACAAGCGATTGCAAGAATATAACACAAGCTTACAACAATACAACAGCAAACTGCAGACAGAGGTCGCATCAGCCAATGAAACCCTTAAGCGTGTCGAAAAGGAAAAGTCTGCAATTGTAGAGAATCTAAGCACCTTAAGGGGTCACTATAATTCATTGCAGGATCAATTGACTTATTCCAGA GCTTCACAGGAAGAAGCTATCAAACAAAAAGAAGCATTGGTGAATGAAGTGGGTTCCCTCAGAGGAGAGCTCCAACAAGTGAGGGATGATCGTGATCGTCAACTATTGCAGGTGCAGACACTATCAGTTGAGGTAGTAAAGTACCAAGAGAGTACAGGGAAATCATCTGCCGAGTTGGATAACATGATGATAAAATCTAGTGCTTTGGAG GATACATGCTCTTCACAGAGAGATCAAATACAGATACTGCAGCACCAGTTAGCAGCTGCAAATGAGAAACTGCAG AGAGTCGATATGTCAGCCTTGCAGACAAGGACTGAATTTGAAGAGCAAAAGAAAATGGTTGAAGATTTAAACAATCGTCTAGCAGATGCTGAGCTTCAAATTATTGAAGCAGACAAGCTACGCAAAAAATTGCACAACACCATTCTG GAACTAAAAGGGAATATCAGGGTCTTCTGCAGAGTGCGACCCTTCTTGCCGGAAGATGGTGCTAGATCAGACATGGCTGTTATTTCTTATCCTACTTCAACAGAAGCCCTTGGAAGGGGCATTGATGTAGTGCAAAACG GGCAAAAACATCCTTTTACATTTGATCAAGTATTCACTCATGAGGCATCGCAACAGGATGTTTTTGTGGAAATTTCACAGCTAGTGCAAAGTGCCCTAGATGGCTATAAG GTTTGCATTTTTGCCTATGGTCAGACTGGTTCTGGTAAGACTTATACCATGATGGGGAATCCAGAAGCTGCAGAGCAGAAAGGGCTAATACCTCAATCTTTGGAACAGATATTTCAAATAAGCCAGTCACTCATATCCCAGGGATGGAGATACAAAATGCAG gcCTCAATGTTGGAGATATACAATGAGACAATCCGTGATCTGCTTTCAACTAATCGATCCAATGGTCCAGACATTTCACGGGCAGACAATGGTGTAGCTGGAAAGCAGTATGCAATTAAACATGATGCAAATGGCAACACATATGTCTCTGATCTTACAATTGTTGATGTCTGTAGCATCACCGAGATATCCTCTCTTCTAAGGCAGGCAGCACAGAACAG gTCTGTGGGCAAGACCCAAATGAATGAGCAATCTTCCAGAAGTCATTTTGTATTCACCTTACGGATATCTGGTGTTAATGAG AGTACGGAACAACAAGTTCAAGGTGTACTCAACCTTATTGATCTTGCTGGAAGCGAAAGACTTTCTAAGAGTGGATCAACGGGGGACCGACTCAAAGAAACTCAG GCCATCAACTTAAGTTTAAAATGCTTAAGTGATGTCATATTTTCCCTTGCTAAGAAGGAGGACCATATACCTTTCAGAAATTCGAAGCTTACTTATCTTCTTCAG CCTTGCTTAGGGGGGGACTCCAAGACTCTGATGTTTGTCAACATCTCACCCAGTCCATCATCAGTGGGAGAGTCACTTTGTTCTCTTCGATTTGCTGCCAGAGTTAATGCTTGTGAGATTGGGATTCCCCGGCGTCAGACTAATATGCGACCTTTAGATTCTCGCTTGAGTTATGGTTGA
- the LOC122640775 gene encoding kinesin-like protein KIN-14C isoform X3, translating to MVGPANSGRTRQAFSVVNAGQDLATAGDPASTASSECGGIEFTLEDVEAILNEKMKGKTKFDYKGKCEQMTEYVKKLRLCLKWFLEREDNHVLEHEKLKNMVESTEKERTELEMQMKSKEEESNSIIAELRKNYASLEAKCTKEEADKLAAINSHRREKDARVSAESAQASLSNELKKTREELSSANQKISAVNEMYKRLQEYNTSLQQYNSKLQTEVASANETLKRVEKEKSAIVENLSTLRGHYNSLQDQLTYSRASQEEAIKQKEALVNEVGSLRGELQQVRDDRDRQLLQVQTLSVEVVKYQESTGKSSAELDNMMIKSSALEDTCSSQRDQIQILQHQLAAANEKLQRVDMSALQTRTEFEEQKKMVEDLNNRLADAELQIIEADKLRKKLHNTILELKGNIRVFCRVRPFLPEDGARSDMAVISYPTSTEALGRGIDVVQNGQKHPFTFDQVFTHEASQQDVFVEISQLVQSALDGYKVCIFAYGQTGSGKTYTMMGNPEAAEQKGLIPQSLEQIFQISQSLISQGWRYKMQASMLEIYNETIRDLLSTNRSNGPDISRADNGVAGKQYAIKHDANGNTYVSDLTIVDVCSITEISSLLRQAAQNRSVGKTQMNEQSSRSHFVFTLRISGVNESTEQQVQGVLNLIDLAGSERLSKSGSTGDRLKETQAINLSLKCLSDVIFSLAKKEDHIPFRNSKLTYLLQPCLGGDSKTLMFVNISPSPSSVGESLCSLRFAARVNACEIGIPRRQTNMRPLDSRLSYG from the exons ATGGTAGGACCGGCGAATAGTGGTCGCACTCGTCAAGCTTTCTCTGTAGTGAATGCTGGTCAAGATCTTGCTACAGCCGGTGATCCGGCTAGTACTGCTAGCTCTGAATGTGGCGGCATTGAATTTACATTAGAGGATGTAGAAGCAATACTCAATGAGAAGATGAAAGGGAAGACAAAATTTGATTACAAG gGAAAATGTGAACAGATGACTGAGTATGTCAAAAAGCTGCGCCTTTGTCTCAAATGGTTCCTAGAACGTGAGGATAACCATGTCTTAGAGCATGAGAAGCTTAAGAATATGGTAGAATCTACTGAGAAAGAGCGTACTGAACTTG AGATGCAAAtgaaaagcaaagaagaagaatccaaCAGTATTATTGCAGAACTTAGGAAAAATTACGCTTCTTTAGAGGCCAAATGTACTAAGGAAGAAGCAGATAAGTTG GCTGCAATTAATTCTCATAGACGAGAAAAGGATGCTAGAGTGTCTGCTGAAAGTGCACAAGCTTCTCTGTCAAACGAGCTCAAAAAGACTCGTGAAGAGCTGTCCAGTGCTAATCAAAAG ATATCAGCTGTTAATGAAATGTACAAGCGATTGCAAGAATATAACACAAGCTTACAACAATACAACAGCAAACTGCAGACAGAGGTCGCATCAGCCAATGAAACCCTTAAGCGTGTCGAAAAGGAAAAGTCTGCAATTGTAGAGAATCTAAGCACCTTAAGGGGTCACTATAATTCATTGCAGGATCAATTGACTTATTCCAGA GCTTCACAGGAAGAAGCTATCAAACAAAAAGAAGCATTGGTGAATGAAGTGGGTTCCCTCAGAGGAGAGCTCCAACAAGTGAGGGATGATCGTGATCGTCAACTATTGCAGGTGCAGACACTATCAGTTGAGGTAGTAAAGTACCAAGAGAGTACAGGGAAATCATCTGCCGAGTTGGATAACATGATGATAAAATCTAGTGCTTTGGAG GATACATGCTCTTCACAGAGAGATCAAATACAGATACTGCAGCACCAGTTAGCAGCTGCAAATGAGAAACTGCAG AGAGTCGATATGTCAGCCTTGCAGACAAGGACTGAATTTGAAGAGCAAAAGAAAATGGTTGAAGATTTAAACAATCGTCTAGCAGATGCTGAGCTTCAAATTATTGAAGCAGACAAGCTACGCAAAAAATTGCACAACACCATTCTG GAACTAAAAGGGAATATCAGGGTCTTCTGCAGAGTGCGACCCTTCTTGCCGGAAGATGGTGCTAGATCAGACATGGCTGTTATTTCTTATCCTACTTCAACAGAAGCCCTTGGAAGGGGCATTGATGTAGTGCAAAACG GGCAAAAACATCCTTTTACATTTGATCAAGTATTCACTCATGAGGCATCGCAACAGGATGTTTTTGTGGAAATTTCACAGCTAGTGCAAAGTGCCCTAGATGGCTATAAG GTTTGCATTTTTGCCTATGGTCAGACTGGTTCTGGTAAGACTTATACCATGATGGGGAATCCAGAAGCTGCAGAGCAGAAAGGGCTAATACCTCAATCTTTGGAACAGATATTTCAAATAAGCCAGTCACTCATATCCCAGGGATGGAGATACAAAATGCAG gcCTCAATGTTGGAGATATACAATGAGACAATCCGTGATCTGCTTTCAACTAATCGATCCAATGGTCCAGACATTTCACGGGCAGACAATGGTGTAGCTGGAAAGCAGTATGCAATTAAACATGATGCAAATGGCAACACATATGTCTCTGATCTTACAATTGTTGATGTCTGTAGCATCACCGAGATATCCTCTCTTCTAAGGCAGGCAGCACAGAACAG gTCTGTGGGCAAGACCCAAATGAATGAGCAATCTTCCAGAAGTCATTTTGTATTCACCTTACGGATATCTGGTGTTAATGAG AGTACGGAACAACAAGTTCAAGGTGTACTCAACCTTATTGATCTTGCTGGAAGCGAAAGACTTTCTAAGAGTGGATCAACGGGGGACCGACTCAAAGAAACTCAG GCCATCAACTTAAGTTTAAAATGCTTAAGTGATGTCATATTTTCCCTTGCTAAGAAGGAGGACCATATACCTTTCAGAAATTCGAAGCTTACTTATCTTCTTCAG CCTTGCTTAGGGGGGGACTCCAAGACTCTGATGTTTGTCAACATCTCACCCAGTCCATCATCAGTGGGAGAGTCACTTTGTTCTCTTCGATTTGCTGCCAGAGTTAATGCTTGTGAGATTGGGATTCCCCGGCGTCAGACTAATATGCGACCTTTAGATTCTCGCTTGAGTTATGGTTGA
- the LOC122638598 gene encoding uncharacterized protein LOC122638598 has product MLSLEKLEHEGGEEESSGETPDLDAFLDLLYEKRSSSLERGLAYLVKPFANRVELDFLTHKGETILDKCLSIMKKGLLALSIGESTLVNMAFNASRTQLCHLANHKAVDEIRISALKSLVLLTFNVGSDKDTSDVLNFLWKIGTYNEEDHLDEVSEVVNPTPKVRAFAFTCWAFLLTTVTQDWFDLNSLDEIFMTWSELLKKDDQFIRIAIGEGIAVVFEKVSSNDTDSTSEESCFNIVSGNFVSQSSCDDIISQMTNLAYETSGRSTLRTSKKDLNSQRSFFKEVLEFINDGCTPLMSLKLSKTDDLKFSSWEKIAQVNMFRNCLGGGFQSHKLSNQFIQTVLNFTPKFSKEELTPQQKRHYQSPNSVTNKNRTKEMNKRRSNVQAAKHQHYNQHIDE; this is encoded by the exons ATGTTGTCTTTAGAAAAGTTGGAAcatgaaggaggagaagaagaaagcagcGGCGAGACACCGGATTTGGACGCTTTTCTGGACTTGCTCTATGAGAAGAG GTCGTCATCCCTGGAACGTGGACTTGCTTACCTGGTAAAGCCATTTGCAAACAGGGTAGAGCTTGATTTTCTTACACACAA AGGTGAGACAATTCTTGATAAATGCCTTTCTATTATGAAGAAAG GTTTGCTTGCTCTAAGCATTGGTGAGAGCACACTGGTTAACATGGCTTTCAATGCATCAAGAACTCAATTATGTCACCTTGCTAACCACAAGGCTGTTGATGAAATCCGCATCTCG GCACTGAAATCTCTGGTTCTTTTGACATTCAATGTTGGAAGTGATAAAGATACTTCTGATGTCCTAAATTTCCTCTGGAAAATTGGTACATACAATGAGGAAGATCACCTAGATGAG GTATCTGAGGTTGTGAATCCAACTCCTAAAGTAAGAGCATTTGCATTTACTTGTTGGGCATTTCTTTTAACTACAGTAACCCAAGACTGGTTCGATCTCAATAGTTTGGACGA AATCTTTATGACTTGGAGTGAGCTTCTGAAAAAGGACGATCAATTCATTCGCATTGCTATTGGAGAAGGGATTGCTGTTGTGTTTGAGAAAGTGAGCTCAAATGATACTGATTCGACTAGTGAAGAATCATGTTTCAACATTGTGAGTGGGAATTTTGTATCACAAAGTTCTTGTGATGACATTATTTCTCAGATGACAAATTTGGCTTATGAAACTAGTGGTAGAAGTACTTTGCGTACCTCCAAGAAAGACCTTAATAGCCAGAGAAGCTTCTTCAAAGAAGTATTGGAGTTTATAAAT GATGGATGTACACCATTGATGTCATTAAAGCTGTCTAAAACAGATGATCTCAAGTTCTCATCATGGGAAAAGATAGCTCAG GTCAATATGTTCAGGAATTGCCTAGGAGGTGGATTTCAATCTCATAAGCTG AGTAATCAATTTATCCAAACTGTTCTCAATTTCACCCCAAAATTTTCCAAGGAAGAGTTAACTCCTCAACAAAAA agacACTACCAATCACCAAATTCGGTGACAAATAAAAATAGGACAAAGGAAATGAACAAGAGGAGATCAAATGTTCAG GCAGCAAAACATCAGCACTACAATCAGCATATCGACGAGTAG